From the Mesotoga prima MesG1.Ag.4.2 genome, the window CTCTGCTGAGGGGATAACTGTGGATCCTCATGCCCGTCGCTTTGAACAGCGCGTTATTAAGTGCCGGAGCCGGAGCGATCATCGAATGCTCTCCAACACCCCGGTTCCCGTAAGGAGAAATCTCTTCAGGTACCTCTTCCCAGAAAGACTCGATCTCTGTAGGAGCGTCCATTATCGTGGCGATTTTGTAGTCCGTGAAATCGGGATTGAGCAGTCTGCCACGCTCGTCATACGACAAGCCTTCCATAAGGCATGCAGAAAGACCCTGAACGGTACCGCCTTCTATTTGACCCTTAATGTTTATCGGGGTTATTGCCTTGCCGACATCGTAACCCGCGCAGACTTTGTTTACAAGTATCCTTCCTGTGCCGGGATCGACCTCAATATCTATCCCGACTGCGCCAAGGGTGAAATGGGCAACTACCTTTGAGGACTGCCCCGTATCGGGGTCGGGATAGATCAGATCCGGCGGTGTAAACGAACCGGTACCAATAATCGGGCCACCTTTCAAAATTCCGTCAGGCATTTTGAAACCATTCTGAACTCGTTCGTCTATCCTTTCACTCTTGCCAAGTTTGTGACACTTGACGACTCCGTACTCTATGCTTATTGTTTCGACCGGTGTCTGCCAATACTCTGCAAACAAAGCTAGGAGCTTCTCTCTCAATTCGCTGGCAGCTCTTTTCACAGCCATCCCCATTGACCAACAGGATCTGCTAGCAACCGTCTGCCAGTCATAAGGGTGGCTCTGAGTATCTGGATAATATACTTTGATCCAGTCGTAAGGAATCCCGAGTTCTTCAGAGACGATCTGTGCGAAGGCGCTGTAAGTACCCTGCCCCATGTCCATCGTCGCAGCCAGCACTTCTACGGTCCCGTCTCCGTTTAGCTTGACAATAGCGGACGAAGAGGCGTCTGCAGGAATCGCAGGCGCTTTTATTGCCAGCGCGATCCCCTTTCCTCTCTTCCATCCCTTCCGTGTCGCCGGTTCTTCTTTGTGCAAATCCATCTTCTCTACCACTTTGTCGACGATCTTCTCAAGAGCGTGATCGTGCATTGGCATCCCCGTGCAAGTTGTCTGGCCCTTCTTGATAAGGTTCTTCTTTCTGAACTCGACCGGATCGATTTTGAGCTTGTGGGCAACGATATCCACAACCACTTCCAGAGCACTCATAAGCTCCGGCAAACCAAAGCCCCTATACGCTCCCCCAAAGGGTTTGTTTGTGTAAACCGCATAACAGTCTGCCCAGACGTTGGGAATGTTGTATGCTCCCATTGAAGTGTACCCGGCGCTCCTGACTGGATTTGCACCATATTCGGCCGAGATTCCAGTATCGAACCAGAACGTGTTGCGGATTCCCTGCATTAATCCATCGTCGCTTACCGCCATTTCTATTCTTGCAACGAAACCCTGTCGAACCCATGAGCTCAACATAACCTCTTCTCTTGGAATGAAGAGTTTCACAGGTCTTCCTTTGATGTCTTCGTCCATCGCGGCGGCAAGACAGAGAGCCTCGACTGTCATTCCTGCCTTTCCGCCAAAGCCTCCGCCTATCGGAGGAGCAATCACTCGGATCTTATGAAGAGGATAATTAATACCTTTGGCAATAATGTCTCTCACTGTGAAAGGAGACTGCGCGCTTGTCCAGATCGTGATCTCTCCAGACCCAGGATCCTGTTTGCATATCGTACAGAAAGTTTCAATGAAACCGTGAGCGATCTGAGGGCAGGTTATTGTTTCCTCGAAGACATGAGCAGAATTCTTGAATGCTGCCTCCGTGTCCCCCTTTCTAATTCTGAACCAGTTTGCGATATTGGTGTTCGGCTGAGGTGTTATGAAATCAACATGCTCGTACTTATGAAGATCCGGATGAACCAATACTGAATTATTCGTCGCTGCCTTCACGGGGTCAAAGATCGCTTCGAGTTCGCTGTACGTTACCTTGACTTTTTTTGCTGCTTCCGATGCTGCCTCTTCGGTCTCGGCAACTACAAGAGCGACGGGTTCTCCAACATATCTCGCTCTTCCAATGGCCATGGGGGTTCTGTCCTTCAAATATAGTCCAAAGTGATGGGGGAAATCCTCTCCTAAAAGGACCTTCAACACTCCAGGAATTTTCAGAGCTTCCGAGTCATCGACGTTCAGGATCTCTCCATGAGCCACAGAGGAACGGACAACCGCTGCGTGAAGCAGTTCGGAGCCGAACCTCAGGTCGTCGGCAAACTGAAGTGTACCTTCGGCCTTTTCCAAGTCATACTTCCTCGGCAGCCATTTCCCTATCCCAGTCTTCGTCTTAATAGTCTTCACGCGTCCCACCTCCTCCGTTATTTCCAGAAAGAATGGCGGCACTCTTTTTGACCGCTCTGATGATTGCAAGGTAACCCGTGCACCTGCAAATGTTTCCCGAGAGGGCTTCCCTAATCTCTTCATCTGAAGGAGAAGGATTTTTCTTCAGCAGTGCGTAAGTAGTCATTACCATTCCAGGAGTGCAGTATCCACACTGGATGGCGCCTTCATCGATGAAGGCCTGCTGAATTGGATGTAGTCTTCCTTTCTTCACAAGTCCTTCGACGGTGAGAATGTCTGCACCCTCGGCTTCTCTGGCAAGAATAAGGCATGACTTTTGGGGAAGGCCATTCATTATCAAAGTACAGGCTCCACATTCTCCCTCTTCACAACCCCTCTTGAGACTGGTAACGCCTTGCTCTCTTAGGGCATTTAGAAGTGTCGTTCTATCTTCAACAACCAGAGTTGTCTTACGGCCGTTGAGCGTAATGGTTACGCGCTTGTCCTTCATTTGTGAACACCTTCTCCCGCAGGTCTTTCAAGACAACGAGAGATTGCTCTTCTCGTCAGTTCGGCAATCATCTCGACCCTGTATTCTCTGGAGGCTCTCACATCCGTGATGGGATCGACTGCATCGGCCGCTAATTCTGCAGCTTGGTCTATTACCTCGTCATCTATGTTGCTGCAGGAGTTAAGCAGCTTTTCAGCCTCAGTCGCTCTAAGGGGTCTAGCAGAAACGGCGCAGAAAGCAATTCTGAACTCTCTGTTATCACCCTTGAAGAGCGTGCAACAGACGGCAGCCTGAGCGATATCTAGAGCCTCTCTTCTTATTGCTTTGAGGTAACAGCCGCTGGTCTCCACTGCTGGAAGAGCGATCCTTATTCCTGTGACGATCTCATCGGTTCCAAGAGAGGTTCTCTTTGGTCCAGTAATAAACTCCGAGACCGGAACCTTTCGACTGCCGTTCGGTCCCGTGATCTCGACTTTCGCGTCATAGCAAACCAGAGGTGCGATCATATCTCCTGAAGGGACTGCGGCACAGACATTTCCGACAACTGTGGCACGATTCCTTATAAGTGGATCCGAGTGTGCCTTGCATGCCTGAACCAAAGCTGGGAAGTAACGATTCAATGAATCGTCTCCGATAACTTCGTTGAGAGTTACCAGCGCTTTCACTTCAACGTTGTCCTCGTTCACAACTATTCCTTTGAGTTGCTCCACAGCCGTCAAGTCAACGATATAGTCGGGTTCCTTAATAGACTTATGCAGCCATACAATAACGTCAGTGCCACCGCTCTTAACCATGGCCTTATTCCCATGGCGCTGAAGCGTGTCCAGTACCTCCGAAATCGAGCGGGGTCTTTCTAGAACGAAGTCACGCATTCGCTATCGCCACACTTTCAATAAGATTTATTCCTCTTCGTCGAAAGCTACAATTCTGCTTATACACGACTCTCCGCCGACGAACCGCCAGGGGAAGCAACCTATTACCATTCTTTTGTCAAGTATCTTGTCTATCTCTCCGCCGACGTTTTCTGCGTGAATAATGTCATATGGGAAGAGAAGAACATGCATCAACTGGTAGTCTTCGTCAGGAAAGATCTCTTCGAGTGACTTCCCGTATTTCTCATGCATATAGTGATCGCACTCTTTTGCCTGAACCGGCATCCACTCACGAATCTTCGTGTTCATTGGATGGTCGGCCGAACCACAGTCGACACCTATCCACTTGATCTTCTTCATTTTGCACCACTCTGCGAATTCCCTGGTTGGTCCGGGGTGTTTTATCATGTATCTTACTTCGTCGGCCTCGGGCTGATCGTAAGCATATTTGTGGTATCCAGTGTTGATAATAAGAATATCGCCTTCTTTCACCTCTACTCTCTCTTCGATGTCCTTGGAAGTGTAGATTCCATAGTCTTCTGCGATATCCGAAAGATCAACTATTACTCCGGGCGCAACAAGTTCATTGAGAGGTATGCTCGCGATGTCTCTCCCGTGAGTGCAGAAATGCAACGACCCGTCCAGATGAGTCCCAACATGGTTGGAATGCGTTAGAAGCTGTCCGTTTGCACCGTTTGGGGCAAGCCTCTTGAAAAACTTTATCTGTAGGGGCTCATAGGTTGGCCATGGTGGTGTTAGGTGGCTGATCGGTTGCGATAACTCGTAAATCCTTATCTTGTCCCAGTTCTTCGGTACCATAAACTACCTCCTCTATTTGGAATATTTCTCAACGAATGCTTCAGCTGCCTTGACAAAGGCTTCAGACGGCATCCTTACTATTCCCGCTCCGACCTGTCCTTTGCCGGCCTCTTTGTGAGCCGCACCGGTGTCGAGGATTGGAGTGATGCCCGTTTCCACGACTTTGATCAAATCAATTCCCGTAGGAGTTCCGCGAAAGTTCAGTACGGGAATCGTGAAATGCTTGTTTTCTCCCACACAGATCTCATACATTTCCTTCGTGTAGTTAACCGCGTCCTGAGGGGTGCCTCCGACGAACTGAACGATCGCAGGCGCTGCGGCCAATGCAAATCCGCCAACTCCGTAAGTCTCCATAATTGCGCTGTCTCCTATGTCTCGATTTACATCGTCTTTCGTGAAACCAGGAAATAGCAGGACATCGGGCAGAGCCGCCTGACAGGTAAACCACTCGTTCTCTATTCCGGCAATCTGTATTCCGAAGTCGGTGCCGTTTCGAGCCATGATTGTAATCATGCTGGAACCCTCTACATAACCGACGCTGTCAAGTGAGGCCTTTGCCGCGGCCATTCCAGGATTCAAGAAGAAGTGATCATTGCCTGCCATAAACTTCACAACCCTGGAGAGGTTGTGATTACCCCGTTCCGCGTCTATCAAAGAAGGAACAAGTGTTCTAATCAGAAGTGAAGTGGCTGCCCTGTTGCGATTATGGAGTTCATCTCCCATGTGGAGAGACTGAGAGATCAAGCTCTTAAGATTGAGGCCACCATTATCTTCGACGTATTTTCGCACCCCATTTCTCAACACTGGATAAAGAACTTCACGCATCCAGTTCAGTCTTTCTATGACCTCTTCGCTGAATGCACCCATTCGCAAGACCTTTCCGAGGCCCTCGTTAAGAGTCGCATAGCCTCTCCTTCCAGAATTCTTTTCTTCAACTACCCATACCGGCAGATTAGGAGATATTATTCCTGCCATAGGGCCGACCGAGTTGTGGTGATGGCAGGGTTCAAAAGTGATTTCTCCTTTCGAAGCCAACGCTCTCGCCTTTTCCGGAGTTTCCGCCCAACCTTCGTAGAGAATTGCGCCTGTTATGGCGCCTATCATAGGGCCCGACATCCTCTCCCAAGTTATGGGCGGACCGGCATGAAGAATCATTTTTTCTCCGAAATTTGGAATAAACTCTTTGGCCATTCCGAGACCAACAATCTGGGGTTCGGCCTTCAAAAGCCTTTCAAACGCTATAGAATTTGCTTTATCGATGTCATTCAACCTCTTCACCTCTCAATTTCCTCAATCTATCCATCAACGAACTTTTGGCAAGAGGAGGTCTCCAATTGACCTTGACCGCCGGAACCTCTTGCTCCAGAAGATCGAGATAGAATCTCTCCATCCCAAGGTTTATTACTTTTGGACCACTGTTTAGCAAATCTTTGAACGACAAGATTATCGCTCCCTTCTTGAAATGAGACTCGAGGCCAGAAGCGCGGCCCTGGCATTACTCTCACAGACTATGACACCTGCATCTTCCAAAAGAGAAATCTGTTTCGCCAGGTCTTGAGGGTCTCCCGCTGTACCGCAAACATAAGCAACATAAACCGGCTTAATTTCTCTTTTTACCGCTCCGATAGCCTCTGCAACTTCTTGAGATGGGTTTTCCGCACTCCCATATCCCAGGACTACATCAAAGAGAACAACAGCCACCGAATTATCTTCCGACTGCTCCTTAAGCTGCTCGGCCCTGAATGAAGGATCTATCATGGGATGCAGTCTCCCCTGAGTGAACTCGTCTTCTCCGTAATCTATGAACGAATGACCTATGGGTTTCAGACTGTTCTCTAGCTTGAATTCCTTCCTTAGAGGCGCATTGCTGTAAATAGGGTTGATGTAAGACTGTGCGATGTACTGGGCTTCGTAGCAGAGAGTGCCACCGGTGAAAAGACCCCTGACATATTTCCCCTGAACCTCTTCAATGGGCCTCCAGCCTGAAAGGCTAGCGTACTCGGCTCTCAACTTGTCCCTCGCAGCTGACACCTCTTTGCCATTAAGAATCGCCTCTGCAACGACGGCACATTCCTCGAGCTCTGCCGAATAATGCACTCTATCTTCGTCTTTCCCGCAATCATCCCCCATAAAGCAAATAACACAATCCTTTCCAGTCTTCTTCAAAGAGTTTAAAATCCTCTCTTTAACCTCAGGATCAGGCGGTTTTCCAACCGCAATAATCAGAGAGATCTCTGGATCATCAGAGAGTTCTCGTATTCCTTTGAGGAAAGATATCCCTCCGACGCATTCTTTAACGTCTCTGCCTCCCGTTCCGATCCCATGCTTAACACCGATGCCGCGCCTACTAAGCTGCACCATTACTTCCTGAAGGCCGGTACCAGAAGCCGCAACGATTCCAACAGGACCCTCAGGACATACATTTGAAAAGCCAAGGCCCTTTCCATTGATGACCGCTGTGCCACAGTCCGGTCCCATGACGATCAGGTCGTTTCTGTCAGCGTAATGCTTCAGCTTTATCTCATCTTCAGTTGCGACATTGTCTGAGTAAAGCATTACGTTCAAGCCGTTCTTGAGAGCCTTCATCGCCTCGGCTGCTGCGAATCTTCCGGGAAGCGATATCAAGGCAAGATTGGCGTCTCTCAACACAGCGAGAGCACCTTCAAGCGTTCCCGGAGTATACTCGGTGTCATCTTCTTTCTTCTTCCAAGGAGGAGATGCGAGATACGAACGAGCTGTTTCGAAGATCCTATCTATTTCGTCTTTTCTGTAGTCGATTCCGATTAACAGGTCATCCGGAGAAAGAAACCCCGCTTTGATTTCAAAGCCGGCAGCTTTCATGATGTCAATGTTCGCCTCCGTCGCCATGTTAAGTACCGCATCTACGACGCCATTAATTCTCTTAATTTCCTTGGCCACGAGCATCAACGTTACGCTATCGTAGTATTCGCCTCTAACGACCTCGATTTTCTTCATATGAACCTCCAGAAACGATATCGGCAGTTCTAGTAATAATTACTTATCAAATGTTTAATATTCACTCTGACAATTCGATAGACCCTACATAATAACTCTCATTTAAGACATTGAGATCTACTCAGATAAGCTGTGGATCACTTCCTCTCTCAATTCCGTAAGCGAAACCCGCAAGCCATGCTTTTCCAGAGGAGTGTCCCCAGTTAATGATTTTTCCTGCCCTTTTCATGACTTGAAAGGAGTCGCCTTCATTGAGCGCTAGTGCAAGTTCTATTCCTCGCTTCCAGAATTTTCCGTCAAGTGCATCCCTGATCATTTCGGACGAAAACCAGGTGGTTTTTCGACTGAGTGCTTCCTCTATCTCACTTGACAACTTCTTTGTGTTTCTCCCTTCCAACTTACAGGCCGTAATCCATCCGACAAGAAAATCATCTCCCGCCGGCGTGAGGCCCGGCCCAAGACCCACCAGTCTGAATGGTTCATCAAGGTTTTCCTGAATGCATTTGAGTTCAGCATTGTCCATTAAGCTTAGCCATTCAAGCCACAATCCCCTCATCTTTCTATCCGGCAGTCCGCTCATGGCTGAAGGATCGAATTTCACTACGGCGCCTTTTATATCGATTCCAACTTCGTGACCGCTTGCCATTGGAGGAAGTCCCTCGATCAATGCCGATCGTGGCAGGAAATCGTCATCATCGACTAGAAGTGAGTATCTTCTCCCTTGTTCGTCTCTGAAGTTCACAGATTTGCTGAATGCCGTCTTCACTGTGAGTCTATATGTACTCTCTTGCCAGTCTGAACTTCTTTCGTAAGGATAGAGGTAAATCATATAATGCCTTTTCTCTTCAGCTCTTCCATTTCCAGATCGCTAAGCCCCAGCATCCCAGCATAAACCTCCCGGTTGTGTTCCCCTAAGAGAGGGGCTGGCCCGGCAATCGAGGCCGGCGTATCCGAGAACTTTATCGGTACACCCGGCATCTTGACATTTCCACATCTGTGGGGAACTTCAACGATCATTTCCCTCGCTCTGATTTGCTCGTCTTCAAATATGTCGGCGATATTGTTAATCTTTCCACTTGGAATATCAAGCTTCCCGAAGACACCCAGCCATTCGTCTGAGGTTCTCTTTTCTAGTTCTCCTCCAAGGATTTCCATAAGTTCTTCGAGGTTTCTTACTCTTGCAGGATTATTGACGAATTTCGGGTCGTCACACATTTCCGGTCTTCCAATTGCCTTACAAAATTTCTCCCATAAGACGTCGTTCCCAACTGCGATATTGATAATCCCATCAAGCGTCTTGAAAGATGCAAAAGGCGCGATTGAAGGGTGCCTATTTCCTATCGGAACGGGCGGCTCGCCGGTCGCGGCGTACCTTGCGATGGCATTTTCCAAAACGGAGACCATGCTGTCAAGCATTGCCACGTCTACCTTCTGTCCTTTGCCGGTGAGATTACGGCTGTGGAGAGCGGCGAGAATTCCGATACAGGCGAAGGTTCCGCAGAAGATGTCTGCAATGGAACTTCCGACCTTTGTCGGACTGTTTTCGTCGGGACCTGTTATGCTCATCATTCCACTCAGGCCCTGAATGATAAGATCGTAGGCAGTTCTATGACTCATGGGACCGGAGTGCCCAAACCCAGATGAACATGTGTAGATTAGCCTGGGGTTGATTTCACGCAGTCTTTGCGCCGAAAAACCAAGTCTCTCGAATACACCCGGTCTGAAGTTCTCCACAAGTACGTCGAACCTCTCAATAAGCCTTTCAAGGAGCTTCTTTCCTTCAACGGTCTTGAGATTCAATGTAATGCTTTTCTTTCCTCTGTTTATGCTCATGAAGTATGCGCTGTCATCACCCACAAAAGGGCTGAACGATCTCGAGTCGTCGCCTCCTTCCGGCCGTTCTACCTTCACAACGTTCGCGCCCATGTCGCATAGAAGCATTGTGCAGAATGGACCTGCAAGAACCCGCGTAAGATCAAGAACGGAAATTCCTTCAAGCGGCTTTGACAAGTTCATCTCCTCCTGTATGGAATTCTTTTTGAAGGCTGAAAAGCGCTTTTACCTTCGCTGAGTATTCCCTTGTAGGAATCAAGGTTTCTATCTTCTATGTGGTCAAATATCTGATCTCTTGAAGCGCCCGGAGTTATCTTTCTTATAGGATCGGCCTCAAGCATCGCCGAAACAAACTCCTCACAGCCAGATGCCTGTGCCAGCTTCATCCCCGACGGGTGAACAATCATCGATGAGCCAAAGAAGTTTGACCCGCTTGAATCCTTACCGACTAGATTAGATGCAATCCAGTAGACATGATTATCATATGCTCTGGCCCTATTAGTGAGTTCCCATTGGTCGAAGGTTCTCAAAAAAGCAGAAGGACGACAGATGACTTCTGCCCCCTTGAGTGCCGTAACCCTTGCAAGTTCAGGAAAATCCCCATCGTAGCAAATCACTACACCTATTTTTCCTATCGACGCCGAAACCACAAGAGGATCCGACCCCGGAGTTGTCCAACCTCCCGCCGACAGTCTTTCAGTAGGGAAGGGATGGGTCTTCCTATATACACCAATCATCCCCTCAGGACCGACGATGGCTGCGCTATTGTATATGACAGCGCGCTCTTTCCCCCGTTCATAAGTGGGAAAGCATATGTAAGTATCGAACTCATGAGCCCATCTGACAGCTTCATCTGTAAGACTACCGGGGATGGAATCTACTACCTCCCAGAGAGACTCTGCGTTTCCAATCGGAGTGAACCCCGTAGTAAAGCTTTCGGGCAAAACCACGAGGGAAGCACCGGTCTCCCTTTTGCAATTGCCTATCAAGTGATAAGCTTTTTGAAGATTTACCTTGACGTTCATAGGTTCTGCTTCAAATTGAATGGCTGCCGAGACAAAGTTTTTCATGATGGGATATCCTTTCATTTAACAAAAAGAGCATCTATATGTCACAATCTAGCACATTAGATGCCAATTAAAGATGCGTTATCTACACACCCTACTGTCTGCCGCGAAATTGCTTTCACCATATTGGAAATCTGAAACAAGAAAAAAGCAGGAAAGGGCAATATCTCTGGACCAAAACGTTTTTCTCTGAACCGAGAGAAATTTGGTGGTTGTAGAAACAAAAACAAGTATTCGGCGCTCTTTTCATATGCTCAATAATACTTCCAATCGCTTCCCTATGATTTATAACTTATCGTCATTAAAATCCCATTGTTCGAAATTCGAAGTATCACTTGACTTGTAACATACTTAGGTTGTATAGTTGATTAATGAAATTCTGTGAGGGATTATGTATGATCGATAGCGTATATCTAAATAAACTGAATATGTTCTGGTGGTGGAGCAGCCCCTTCAATGGGGGTTAGCCTTTTGCTACCAGGGTAAACCCATACTGAAGGGGCTCTCATGATGGAGAGCCCCTTTTATTTTAAGGAGGTAGTGGCATGAAGAAGAGAACTGTAGTGAATTTGAAGTCAGAGGAGTTGCCGAGAAGCTGGTATAACATAAAGGCTGATTTGCCATTCAAGATGGATCCGCCTTTGAATCCGGCAACAAATGAAGTTATAAACCCCGAAGATATGATGGCGATCTTCCCAAAGTCAATCGTAGAACAAGAGATGAGTGAAGAGCGGTTCATTCCAATTCCCGAACCGGTTCTCGACGAATATGCGGTCTTCCGCCCGAGCCCACTCATCAGAGCTACCTTTCTTGAGGAGTACTTAAACACCCCGGCGAGAATATATTACAAGTATGAAGGAAACTCCCCGACTGGCAGCCACAAAACCAATACGGCTATCGCGCAGGCCTATTACAACAAGACCGATGGCATCACCGAGCTCACTACCGAGACCGGAGCCGGTCAGTGGGGTAGCGCCCTCTCTTACGCCGGAAGGAAGTTCGGTCTCACCGTAAGAGTCTTCATGGTCAGAAACAGCTTTCAGTCTAAACCAATGAGACAACACATGATGAGAATGTTCGACGGCACCGTGGAACCAAGTCCGGGAGAGAACACTGAAAGCGGAAGAAACTTCCTGAAAGACAGAAAGAACTTCTCCGGCTCATTGGGAATGGCAATAAGTGAGGCAATTGAAATCGTACTCAATTCAAAGACGAAGAAGTACTCCTTGGGAAGCGTTCTCGATCACGTTCTCCTTCATCAGACAGTAATCGGACTGGAAGTCGAGAAGCAGCTTGAAATGCTTGGGGAGAAGCCCTCTTCGATTATTGGTTGCCACGGCGGTGGATCTAACTTTGGCGGAACGATCCTCCCATTCGTAAAGAGAACATTTAACGGTGATGATATCG encodes:
- a CDS encoding TrpB-like pyridoxal phosphate-dependent enzyme, producing the protein MKKRTVVNLKSEELPRSWYNIKADLPFKMDPPLNPATNEVINPEDMMAIFPKSIVEQEMSEERFIPIPEPVLDEYAVFRPSPLIRATFLEEYLNTPARIYYKYEGNSPTGSHKTNTAIAQAYYNKTDGITELTTETGAGQWGSALSYAGRKFGLTVRVFMVRNSFQSKPMRQHMMRMFDGTVEPSPGENTESGRNFLKDRKNFSGSLGMAISEAIEIVLNSKTKKYSLGSVLDHVLLHQTVIGLEVEKQLEMLGEKPSSIIGCHGGGSNFGGTILPFVKRTFNGDDIEFIACEPESCPSLSKGEYRYDSGDSAGFTPLLKMYTLGREFVPPAIHAGGLRYHGAAPLISRLVKEGIVTPIAFPQEETFRAGLLFATTEGIIPAPESCHAIAGAVRKAIEARETGEEKVIVFTLSGNGALDLSSFTSTLEAHRDVLNFDKLRESSIVEQ